The following coding sequences are from one Pirellulales bacterium window:
- a CDS encoding polymorphic toxin-type HINT domain-containing protein — protein sequence RLTAEHWDPQGDEALFTKYQYAHDAADDLLGVSERVTGGSALVQTHAFTRDARGRLATSQQLAGGRVWAQQFAYDDLNRRVAQRVEHFGGSGGATVIPSATVTTANGTLVGSLPGDTVTDFANHYSYDALSRLTRVTQLDRTAEGGTGVPPVGLTYAAVLAKDARLEYNAHGQWTTITRGESGVYVAGLTSATYATAGNPAEVATSRFEYDALARNTKLTHKRESQSGSAALNTYTYVFDAQNRITTMSSLDGGKSFGYDAAGQLILENAVGATEQTYTYDLNGNRARTNQGGVKPVEHAPQNRLLRDGTYQYEYDAEGHRVKRIKLNAGGQPTLEREEFSYDPRDRQTLASLYDATGALVTEVAYEYDAFNNRTARIERTFNPGTGALTGVIVERFVYDGVDVIIDLRGTGATESAAEAALVVKTRYLWADHARAGETSLLLAQEDVVALATTPTVANVLWAFGDHQGTVRDLARLKDTAGVLTIQKAAHYSFDAFGRFTGGQELNAAGTALVTVTGPSVLGANSTRYLYTSQELDRYLRTYHYNRRVYDPGSGVFTITDPIGFAAGDTNLSRYVGNGPVNKTDPSGLYTPNMDANMSGDTVIYNNIQPQPSPPPPSPPPPPSMDELQKLAQGSIRVLRSQREEIYREVAELGQLNENECTTVEELLAKYKKINEKYKAYLNELAVANKRASDLITERTIPGGSQDEALIKEINSFGLIDGLTLDEGATDSLAATFRENMEKSNAQAERLKTIEIALERTQTTIEAIETGTAVYGGVTQLAKCGFKATLAHWIKSEIKNQATQYVMNNYVAKELEAAGIDPNQVALGMRAFAALQSVCFVAGTQVVILPPPNDVKSTDNTVPHATGVPFPLASAAALVGLGLVWQNKQKTSQRQKSQHTLRRKSRPGVPVRVESQASSDDMDPTWPPAAKDSLGATTPESSLVTALATKLPATVTSGDNKATLAPSGMTSPTLAPGRHGIWGGVALLLLAIMAACGFPLMRGALERATVSASLPAHAANRLATKNIEDIVPGDMVWAADPQSGVSGPRRVVEVYRNPTHELLHLTLRGESNGKNLPEFSFVTTREHPFWTTNRGWVAAGELVPGDNVRRLDGTVGQVLGSAVQTLPTPITVYNFQVEGLHTYFVLPVAEGTPVEQDVAGLAFLVHNSCRDPETGRFATDPNKPPESPKGPHGNTADDRPATRYKKYDKDGNFRKHGVTQHEDPSKRYSKAEIDGGRVDDVDRGPRKDMLKDERREVETNPGPDNHEPWAGKNKPK from the coding sequence CCGGCTGACCGCCGAACATTGGGACCCCCAGGGAGATGAAGCGCTCTTTACCAAGTACCAGTACGCGCACGACGCGGCGGACGACCTGTTGGGAGTGTCGGAGCGGGTGACCGGCGGGAGCGCGTTGGTCCAGACGCACGCTTTTACGCGGGACGCGCGGGGTCGGCTGGCCACGTCGCAGCAGTTGGCGGGGGGCCGGGTGTGGGCGCAGCAGTTCGCCTATGACGACCTGAACCGCCGCGTCGCGCAGCGGGTCGAGCATTTTGGGGGGAGCGGCGGCGCCACGGTCATCCCCAGCGCGACTGTCACCACGGCGAATGGCACGCTCGTGGGCAGCCTGCCTGGCGACACGGTCACCGACTTTGCCAATCATTACAGCTACGACGCGCTGTCGCGGTTGACGCGGGTGACGCAACTGGACCGGACGGCGGAGGGTGGCACTGGCGTCCCGCCAGTGGGCCTCACATACGCGGCGGTCCTGGCCAAGGACGCGCGGCTGGAATATAACGCCCACGGCCAGTGGACGACGATCACCCGCGGGGAATCGGGCGTGTACGTGGCGGGGTTGACCAGCGCGACGTACGCGACGGCGGGGAATCCGGCCGAGGTCGCCACGTCGCGGTTTGAGTACGACGCGCTGGCCCGCAACACCAAGTTGACGCACAAGCGCGAATCGCAGTCCGGCTCGGCCGCGCTCAACACGTACACCTATGTGTTTGACGCGCAAAACCGGATCACGACCATGTCCAGCCTGGACGGGGGTAAGTCGTTCGGCTATGACGCGGCGGGGCAGTTGATCCTGGAAAACGCCGTCGGCGCGACGGAGCAGACCTACACCTATGACCTGAACGGCAACCGCGCGCGCACCAACCAAGGGGGCGTCAAACCGGTCGAGCACGCTCCGCAGAACCGCCTGTTGCGCGACGGGACGTACCAGTACGAGTACGACGCCGAGGGGCACCGCGTGAAACGGATCAAGCTGAACGCCGGGGGGCAGCCGACCCTCGAACGGGAGGAATTTAGCTACGACCCGCGCGACCGGCAGACCCTGGCCAGTCTGTATGACGCCACGGGCGCGCTGGTCACCGAGGTCGCGTACGAGTACGACGCGTTCAATAACCGCACGGCCAGGATCGAGCGGACGTTTAATCCCGGGACCGGCGCATTGACGGGCGTGATTGTGGAGCGGTTTGTGTATGACGGGGTGGATGTTATCATCGACCTGCGCGGAACTGGCGCGACCGAATCCGCCGCCGAGGCCGCGCTGGTGGTCAAGACGCGCTATCTCTGGGCGGATCACGCCCGCGCGGGGGAGACGAGTCTCTTGCTCGCCCAGGAAGATGTAGTGGCGTTGGCCACAACGCCCACGGTGGCGAATGTCCTTTGGGCGTTTGGCGACCACCAGGGGACCGTGCGGGACCTGGCCCGGCTGAAGGATACGGCGGGGGTTCTGACAATCCAAAAGGCCGCCCATTACAGCTTTGACGCGTTTGGCCGGTTCACGGGGGGGCAGGAACTCAACGCCGCGGGGACCGCGCTCGTCACCGTCACCGGACCGAGCGTGTTGGGCGCCAACTCCACCCGGTATCTGTACACCAGCCAGGAGTTGGACCGGTATCTGCGCACGTACCACTACAACCGTCGCGTCTACGACCCCGGCTCGGGCGTGTTCACCATCACCGACCCCATCGGATTTGCCGCCGGCGATACAAACCTCTCCCGCTACGTGGGGAATGGGCCGGTGAATAAGACGGATCCGAGCGGGTTGTATACTCCAAACATGGATGCAAATATGAGTGGCGATACTGTCATTTACAACAATATTCAACCTCAGCCATCACCTCCACCACCATCCCCGCCACCTCCTCCATCCATGGACGAATTGCAAAAATTGGCCCAAGGTTCTATCCGAGTTCTGCGTTCCCAGCGGGAAGAAATCTACAGGGAAGTTGCCGAGTTGGGCCAGCTAAATGAAAATGAGTGCACCACAGTGGAAGAGTTGCTTGCGAAATACAAAAAAATTAATGAAAAGTACAAAGCTTATTTGAATGAATTGGCGGTGGCCAACAAGCGCGCCAGCGATTTGATAACCGAGCGTACTATTCCTGGTGGCAGCCAGGATGAAGCGCTCATCAAGGAAATCAATAGTTTCGGACTCATCGATGGATTGACCTTGGATGAGGGCGCGACGGATAGTTTAGCGGCGACTTTCCGGGAGAATATGGAAAAAAGCAATGCCCAGGCGGAACGCTTAAAAACCATTGAGATCGCGCTCGAACGCACCCAAACCACGATCGAAGCCATTGAAACCGGCACCGCGGTCTATGGAGGGGTCACTCAACTCGCCAAATGCGGTTTCAAGGCGACCTTGGCGCATTGGATCAAAAGCGAAATCAAGAACCAAGCCACGCAGTATGTGATGAACAATTATGTGGCCAAGGAATTGGAAGCGGCGGGAATTGATCCCAATCAAGTTGCTTTGGGTATGCGGGCCTTTGCGGCACTCCAAAGCGTTTGTTTCGTTGCGGGAACCCAAGTGGTAATCCTGCCACCGCCAAACGACGTAAAATCCACCGATAATACTGTTCCACACGCCACGGGCGTGCCGTTCCCGTTGGCCTCCGCCGCCGCTCTTGTGGGCCTTGGGCTGGTTTGGCAGAATAAACAAAAGACATCCCAACGGCAAAAATCCCAACACACTTTGCGGCGCAAATCCCGCCCGGGTGTTCCAGTGCGTGTGGAATCTCAAGCATCTTCCGATGACATGGACCCAACCTGGCCTCCCGCAGCGAAAGACTCTCTGGGTGCAACCACACCGGAAAGCTCTTTAGTCACTGCGTTGGCGACCAAACTACCCGCCACCGTAACTTCTGGTGATAACAAGGCAACTCTTGCGCCTAGCGGCATGACTTCACCCACCCTAGCTCCCGGCCGGCACGGTATTTGGGGGGGTGTGGCGTTGCTGCTGTTGGCCATCATGGCGGCCTGCGGATTCCCGCTCATGCGCGGCGCGTTAGAACGCGCGACCGTTTCAGCCAGCCTGCCAGCCCACGCGGCTAACCGGTTAGCCACCAAAAACATCGAGGACATCGTTCCCGGCGACATGGTCTGGGCCGCCGATCCCCAGTCGGGAGTTTCCGGGCCGCGACGCGTGGTTGAGGTTTATCGCAACCCCACCCATGAACTGCTGCATCTGACTCTACGCGGGGAGTCGAATGGCAAAAATCTACCGGAATTCAGCTTCGTCACCACGCGCGAGCATCCGTTCTGGACAACAAATCGGGGCTGGGTCGCGGCGGGGGAACTGGTCCCGGGGGACAACGTGCGGCGGCTGGACGGCACCGTGGGCCAGGTCTTGGGGAGCGCGGTGCAAACGCTACCCACGCCGATCACGGTGTATAATTTCCAGGTCGAGGGCCTCCACACGTATTTTGTTCTGCCGGTGGCGGAGGGCACGCCAGTTGAACAAGACGTTGCCGGACTGGCGTTCTTGGTGCATAACAGTTGTCGTGATCCAGAAACTGGAAGATTTGCCACTGATCCAAATAAACCACCGGAATCTCCAAAGGGTCCACACGGAAATACGGCCGATGACCGTCCCGCCACGCGTTATAAAAAGTATGATAAAGATGGCAATTTCCGTAAGCACGGTGTCACGCAGCACGAGGATCCTAGCAAGCGTTACTCAAAAGCAGAAATTGACGGTGGTCGCGTAGATGATGTAGATCGCGGACCACGCAAAGATATGTTGAAAGATGAACGGCGTGAAGTCGAAACCAATCCCGGACCAGACAATCACGAACCCTGGGCGGGTAAGAATAAACCGAAATAG
- a CDS encoding polymorphic toxin-type HINT domain-containing protein, protein MTNAFKDSRRGDLVWAADPQSGVSGPRRVVEVYRNPTRELLHLTLRGESNGKNLPEFSFVTTREHPFWTTNRGWVAAGELVPGDSVRQLDGTVGQVLGSAVQTLPTPITVYNFQVEGLHTYFVLPGAEGTPVEQDVAGLAFLVHNANGKSCAKQDPPNKYGSKGKPDHQQKVDELESKARGEAKEGETVLRERKLQGHDSSRIPDVQIVDPAGRARKTLEAERHPNRNRNLQREEEYNGLGLENETHGL, encoded by the coding sequence ATCACCAATGCTTTTAAGGATAGCCGGCGGGGCGATCTTGTTTGGGCCGCCGATCCCCAGTCGGGAGTTTCCGGGCCGCGACGCGTGGTTGAGGTTTATCGCAACCCCACCCGCGAACTGCTGCATCTGACACTACGCGGGGAGTCGAATGGCAAAAATCTACCGGAATTCAGCTTCGTCACCACGCGCGAACATCCGTTCTGGACAACCAATCGGGGCTGGGTCGCGGCGGGGGAACTGGTCCCGGGCGACAGCGTGCGGCAGCTGGACGGCACCGTGGGCCAGGTCTTGGGAAGCGCGGTGCAAACGCTACCCACGCCGATCACGGTGTATAATTTCCAGGTCGAGGGCCTCCACACGTATTTTGTGCTGCCAGGGGCGGAGGGCACGCCAGTTGAACAAGACGTTGCCGGACTGGCGTTCTTGGTGCATAATGCGAATGGGAAAAGCTGTGCTAAACAAGATCCGCCAAACAAATACGGATCAAAAGGGAAACCGGATCACCAACAGAAAGTTGATGAGCTGGAATCCAAAGCAAGAGGCGAGGCAAAAGAAGGTGAGACTGTGTTACGCGAACGCAAGTTGCAAGGCCATGATTCAAGCCGAATCCCAGATGTTCAGATTGTTGACCCTGCGGGAAGAGCAAGGAAAACTCTTGAAGCAGAACGGCATCCCAACAGAAATCGAAATCTTCAGCGTGAAGAAGAATACAACGGTCTTGGGTTAGAAAACGAAACACATGGTTTATAG